A single Danio rerio strain Tuebingen ecotype United States chromosome 17, GRCz12tu, whole genome shotgun sequence DNA region contains:
- the LOC797812 gene encoding leucine-rich repeat and fibronectin type-III domain-containing protein 2, with protein MAKVLCSLLLLGSAVMMTTACPKYCVCQNLSESLGTLCPSKGLLFVPPDIDRRTVELRLGGNYIIKITQQDFTNMTGLVDLTLSRNTISFIQPFSFVDLETLRSLHLDSNRLTELGPDVLRGLVNLQHLILNNNQLTHISKETFDDLLLTLEDLDLSYNNLRGIPWDAIRKMLNLHQLSLDHNLINHIAEGTFTDLEKLARLDLTSNRLQKLPPDPIFARSQSNIVLSTPFAPVLSLSFGGNPLHCNCEILWLRRLEREDDMETCASPPSLKGRYFWYVREEEFVCEPPLITQHTHKLLVLEGQTASLRCKAVGDPMPFIHWIAPDDRLISNSSRATVYENGTLDIAITTSKDYGTFTCIAANAAGESTASIELSIIQLPHLSNGTNRTSQPKSRLSDITSSTKTSKGETKAQPEQVVSVSEVTGVSALIKWMVSKVSPKVKMYQLQYNCSEDDVLIYRMIPAISRSFLVNNLMPGMQYDLCVLAIWEDTATTLTATNIVGCVQFETRDEFPRCQSLHSQFLGGTMILVIGGVIVATLLVFIVILMVRYKVNSGLQVAKLVTVSNTYSQTNGRPQAPQRLNNGAPTPQTPKTVVVMRDEVVEFKCGSLQSSISSSSSSSADTLGCEKVESYNRHGDSNTLPHRWKQSSAKARPNLDNLLGAFASLDLRAPTRDPGGPSSSGTMAMAMRPPTDKEPLLGRGDSKLGKLVMLPSENKPKRSHSFDMGDFGASQCLSYPRRISNIWTKRSLSVNGMLLQCDESEGEGDKATFDSSEWVMESTV; from the exons ATGGCCAAAGTGCTCTGCAGCCTCCTTCTTCTAGGAAGCGCAGTGATGATGACCACCGCCTGCCCTAAATATTGTGTCTGTCAGAACTTGTCGGAGTCCTTGGGTACACTCTGCCCGTCGAAAGGTCTGCTGTTTGTGCCCCCTGATATTGACAGAAGAACTGTTGAATTACGCCTTGGAGGaaattacatcattaaaattaCTCAGCAAGACTTCACCAACATGACAGGCCTTGTGGACCTTACACTTTCAAGAAACACCATCAGCTTCATTCAGCCATTCTCCTTTGTGGATCTTGAAACTCTGCGTTCGTTGCACCTGGATAGCAACCGTTTGACAGAGCTGGGTCCAGATGTCTTACGAGGCTTAGTAAACTTGCAACACCTCATCCTGAACAACAACCAGCTTACACATATCTCCAAAGAAACTTTCGATGACCTGCTGCTCACCTTGGAGGACCTAGACCTCTCCTACAACAACCTGCGGGGCATTCCCTGGGACGCCATACGCAAGATGCTCAACCTACACCAGCTGAGTCTTGACCACAATCTCATCAACCACATTGCTGAGGGCACTTTCACTGATCTTGAAAAGCTAGCAAGGCTGGATCTTACATCAAACCGTCTCCAGAAGCTTCCACCAGATCCTATTTTTGCTCGATCGCAGAGCAACATCGTTCTCAGTACACCATTTGCCCCTGTTCTGTCTCTCAGCTTTGGTGGGAATCCTCTTCACTGTAATTGTGAGATTTTATGGTTGCGACGCCTAGAGAGGGAGGATGATATGGAAACCTGTGCCTCCCCTCCAAGCCTCAAAGGTCGTTACTTTTGGTATGTTCGAGAGGAAGAGTTTGTCTGTGAACCACCATTAATTACTCAACACACCCATAAGCTTTTGGTCCTGGAAGGACAGACGGCTAGTTTACGCTGCAAAGCTGTTGGTGACCCTATGCCTTTTATACACTGGATTGCACCAGATGACAGGCTAATAAGCAACTCATCCAGAGCTACTGTGTATGAAAATGGTACTTTAGACATTGCAATCACCACATCAAAGGATTATGGGACATTTACTTGCATTGCTGCAAATGCAGCAGGAGAATCAACAGCCTCAATTGAACTCTCCATCATCCAGCTTCCTCATCTCAGCAATGGAACTAACCGCACATCTCAGCCCAAGTCCAGACTATCtgacatcaccagctccactaaAACCAGTAAAGGCGAGACCAAAGCCCAGCCAGAGCAAGTCGTTTCAGTGTCAGAGGTCACTGGAGTCTCTGCTCTAATCAAGTGGATGGTTAGCAAAGTATCGCCCAAAGTAAAAATGTACCAGCTGCAATACAACTGTTCGGAGGATGATGTCCTGATTTATAG AATGATTCCGGCAATCAGCAGATCCTTTTTGGTCAACAACCTGATGCCAGGGATGCAGTATGATCTATGTGTGTTAGCCATCTGGGAAGACACTGCCACCACACTTACTGCAACCAACATAGTGGGCTGTGTGCAATTCGAGACACGTGATGAGTTTCCTCGCTGCCAGTCACTTCACAGTCAGTTTCTAGGAGGAACCATGATCTTAGTGATTGGTGGAGTGATTGTGGCCACTTTGTTGGTTTTTATTGTCATCCTTATGGTTCGCTACAAAGTGAACAGCGGTTTGCAAGTTGCAAAGTTAGTGACTGTGAGCAACACCTACTCCCAGACCAATGGGAGACCACAAGCTCCGCAACGTCTAAACAATGGTGCTCCTACACCACAGACACCAAAAACTGTAGTGGTGATGCGAGATGAAGTGGTGGAGTTTAAGTGTGGCTCCTTGCAGAGTAGCATCTCTTCCTCTTCATCCTCCTCAGCAGACACACTTGGATGTGAGAAAGTAGAGTCCTACAACCGGCATGGCGATTCAAACACCTTGCCTCATAGGTGGAAGCAGTCGTCAGCCAAAGCGCGGCCAAACTTGGATAACCTTCTTGGGGCATTTGCCTCTCTGGATTTGAGAGCTCCCACAAGAGATCCAGGAGGACCATCTTCCTCTGGGACCATGGCAATGGCCATGAGACCCCCCACTGACAAGGAGCCTCTGCTAGGCCGAGGAGATTCTAAGCTTGGAAAGCTTGTGATGCTGCCATCAGAGAACAAGCCCAAGCGCAGCCACTCATTCGACATGGGGGACTTTGGTGCTTCACAGTGCCTTAGCTACCCACGGCGCATCAGTAACATTTGGACTAAGAGGAGTCTCTCAGTTAATGGCATGCTCCTGCAGTGTGACGAGAGTGAGGGGGAAGGCGATAAAGCGACATTTGATAGCTCTGAGTGGGTCATGGAGAGTACAGTCTGA